The Patescibacteria group bacterium genomic interval CTGGATCTAAAATTTTAATTACTGGCGGTAGCGGCATGCTGGGTAGCAGCCTATTTTTTACGTGGCAGGAAAAAGCTGACATTTATCTTTTGTCGCGTGAGTTGCCGGCTTACGATCAGGAAAAAAGTGTTAGCGTTGATCTAACCGACGGGCAAAAAACTCTTGAAGCGGTAAAGAAAATAAGTCCAGATATTATCGTTCACACCGCGGCAATGACTAACGTTGACTATTGTGAAGATAACCCAGAGCAAGCGCGTGCGGTTAATGTAATGGCAACAGAAAATATTGCTTTAGCTACCAAAGAGATTGGCGCCAAACTGGTTTATATTTCTACTGATTTTGTCTTTGACGGCAAAAAAGGAAATTATACCGAGGAAGATGTGCCAAATCCTCTCAGCGTCTATGCTAAAACAAAATGGGAAGGCGAAGAAGTGGTGAGAAATATTTTAACTGACTGGTTGATTATTCGCACTACCATCTATGGCTGGAATATTTTACAAAAAAGTTGTTTTCCCGAAGCGGTAATCAATGCTTTGAGTCAAGGTAAAGAGTTTACCCCGTTTGAAGATCAATACAGCACGCCGGTTTTTACCGAAACTCTGGCCGATGTTTTATGGCAGTTGCTGGAGAAAAATAAAATCGGAATTTATAATGTTACTTGCAATGAAATTTTGTCTAAATATC includes:
- the rfbD gene encoding dTDP-4-dehydrorhamnose reductase produces the protein MKAGSKILITGGSGMLGSSLFFTWQEKADIYLLSRELPAYDQEKSVSVDLTDGQKTLEAVKKISPDIIVHTAAMTNVDYCEDNPEQARAVNVMATENIALATKEIGAKLVYISTDFVFDGKKGNYTEEDVPNPLSVYAKTKWEGEEVVRNILTDWLIIRTTIYGWNILQKSCFPEAVINALSQGKEFTPFEDQYSTPVFTETLADVLWQLLEKNKIGIYNVTCNEILSKYQWAQMVADEFGLDQSSLRPVPFALAILRAPRPVNASLNNAKLLSELGWDKISLKDDIKKMHLRQNFYGQYKKSREKS